Below is a window of Watersipora subatra chromosome 11, tzWatSuba1.1, whole genome shotgun sequence DNA.
TATACTCCAatgcacatgtacatacagGATGATGATTTAGAACCTATGATGCTTACGACAGCAATTGCTGTAAATCACAATGTAATTGTAATTTGCTACAAAGCAAGCTCTTAAACCAAGCTCTCACCCGATTGTTTCGACTGGTTACCTTAGACacaccagacaccaacacctttcCAATACACATTACagaaatgagttatggaaacCGAGCTGTTTTTGCCATAGGGTATTCATAAATTTATTTCACTGTTCTCTATTTCTTGTTTCATGGTCCAATTTGCTTTAAACAAGATTGACTGGCGATACTAATGTTCCTATGTAACTGTCTCCATTAGAGCCACAACAGTAAAACATACAATAGGTTGCGGCGTTATCAAACATCATGCATCTTTCACTTTTCAATAACAGATAGTTTTTGCAATAAATTTGAATTCAGCGGCACAATTCTATCAATAGTAGCGACTCCAACGTTTATTCTAGTAAATCTGTATTGATAGATTTACTAGAATAAGTTGAATGATAACCAACAGCAACAGTGATTATACAGCGGTGTGAGATATAAACTGGACCCCttatcactgtttccatgacacgcatgattcacaaatttgagccaatccacaAGTTAACCGCATCATAAAAACGGTATACCAGTAAATCCTCAAGCTAAGTGAGTTTGGCGATTCGCAAAACTATTGAATCCTTCATGCTTGCGAATTATGAAAACAGTAGTTGCGAATGATGCACATTAAAATACCgcaccagctattcaattttaaacattttcaatgcTTGAGTCATTCTTTCTCGATCGAGTTTTACATGTTTGTGTCGCTAACACGTGCGTgattaattattaacttataacatacaattccttaccttttttaaCAAGGCGCCGGAGTCAATCCACATCATGCGTCCATAGAAAgtccatagaaacacttaattcaTACGGTAACACGACtggcgcacaactccaaatctgcattaTACGCACGTCATGATACGCGTCATGGAAACAAAGTGAATGTCAGAAAAGAATGAATCACAACATTGTTACGTTTTCATTCGCTCATTTCAAGTCATATGCATGACTTGAAATAAGGGAATGAAATGCATGTGGTGTGGTCACATCTGTATAAATTGTTATTTTCAACCATTGGAAAtatgaaatgttcagaatttagcctacataattattcaaaaacataattttaaagctgcttgttttacatatttaaacTCTGGACAAAAAGAAaactaatttaatatatataattcatggttattgactaaattcacaatgagtaataATGCTGTATATGAGAATTTCAGTTAAATTTCAACAAAAGGGTTCAGCTTATTTTGCACATCTGTGCGTTGTATGTATGTGATCATCAacaaatgatgtttttcattacatgacggaaaaaaaaaacaaaaacaaatgtgcTAGTAATCTTACGGCAAGAGAACCAAGGAATGACAACAGGATGCTTGGATACTCaaacaacttataaatatgATTAATAAGTAAAGTAATACACAAATAGTTAGATGATTCTAAATAGTTTATTTCTCTAAAGACATGATGTAGTGAACTAGTATCCCCTGCATGAGACAATATAACATCAGAGTATAAGATAAACCATGGAATCATAGAGCAATATTTTAACACTTGTCAAAAGTATGCCCTGAACAGACTTATAGAATCCATGTAGAAGGAGCAGTAACTTCTGAGCATTCATTAAAATGGGGCAACAAAGCCGATTCGTGCCCAAAGTCTATCAGTTAAAAAACTCTTTGACAAACTTTTGTAGAAAAATAGGCCCATACACTAAACATTAaacaaatagcaaaatataatCACTACAACGCAGACCTCTGGCAATTCTCTCAAATTTTGCTGTTAATACTACCTACCTATgaaatttgtgaatattatGCAGATGATGTTTCGAAAGACATGGCATAACATTGATAAGCTGGAGAACATGCTGACATGGAGCTTTCAAGTTCAGATATGATAATAGAAAGGAAATATGAAGTTATTTTGTTAGGGTGGGTGGTTATTATAAAGCCCCTGCGGACAAAATAACTCAGATTAGATATGCAAAAGTAAGGTGAAGGTAACAAGAAAGCCGTTGCAATCTAACAAAGTTACAGATAGTAGAGAAAAAGCACCCAAGACTAATCACCGGATGACTTTTAACTATCCCTAAAACCCCTAGTTTATCCTGCGGAGTTTCCAACCTCTTTCATGGCCTCCAACTTCTCATCAAGCATCTCAAATTCTTTTCTAATCTTGGCTCGTTGTTCCTCATCATAGACATAGCTAGGTAAGTAATCGAAGGAACATTTTAATAGATTTAACAAATTTGAAGACGTAAAATGAAACCCGAACCCAGGAATCATAGAGGAACTACTCGTGATTGCCTAATACATAGAGTTGTGTTACCCCTGACTTTCACAGAACGCAAGATTCAACAGATGGTACCTACTTCCTGACAGATTACAAGACCAACTAATCATAAGCCTTAGACCTAACAACTATAGATCATTTTATCTGCAAGAAAAGGCAAACACTCTGCATCACACAAACCTTGAGCACAGTTACAAAATTAGAGACTATCTACTTCATTATCAGGTCACACAGATGGTATAACCTAGACACCACTTGAATATTCTAAATTGCTACCATGCTATTTCTCACAGGTTCATAGTTAccaaatacaataaatatttaatttctaattaCAGAGGTGGTAGTAAAACAGAAGGCAAACAGTGCTATCGTTCGGATAACAAAAAATAGTTACTTGAAAGACAAGGGCGTCAGTTTCTATAATTTGCGATAGGTTTTTTtctttgaggtgatctgactgccaggatgtttcaagattaagatcgacaaaacttgatcgtggttaaaacccTCCCAttaagcaaaagtgcaattatgacgttTATGGTTGTGAAAAACCACCAAAATAGGGACGTGTAACGCTGCAACATGATTGCAATAGCtggtatcaactatagcaactagtgatgtcattatcGACACCTAATTCTCTTCTGATGCGATTAATCTGCAAacaacctggcagtcagatcatctcaaacatcagaaGCAATCGTAACTGATAGAGAAATAcagatactttccgataaaatctaaAGTTCATATTAAGTTCACCTTTAACATGACATGGAGCAAAGGCCTGGCAACACACACTGATGAAATGCGTCGTTGACCTCTAGTGTAGATGTGTTGCGGCTACACACCAACATCACTAAACGACGAATCAGAATGTCAAATAGATTGATCAATAAGAATCAGGCCTATTCGTGGGAAGCCCACAGCTGGCATCGAGTTGGATTTTCCACTACTACACATATTGAAGTAACATCAGAATATTTATTATCTAATATGGTTCATCAAGGATTTATGACAGCAATGTTGTTTGTGCAGCTAGTTATGTTGTTACTGGTTAACAAAGAGAACCGCTAAGTGCAAAAACACTTACAATTCATGTCAGACGTTAAACtacaaaaaatgattttaacATACTTAACACTTATAAGCCTAGGCCCAAAACAATTCGGGAGTTATCTTCCCATCTAATCTTGAACCAAAGAAAACTCAGTAGAGTGGTTTTGCCTTGTTTTTGACTAATTACGGTTTAGGTGAGACTACAAAATTTTAGTCGATTTGTGCTTGATACCATCTCTGTATAATTCTCAAGTAAAAAGTCGGTTGAACAACTATTTTGTAAGGTGTCACCGAAATACTGATGGCatgttaaacaaaagaattaactaacgcagttaattatggaaaaacgtatccgcactgcaaatcaaatagataccataatgtccagatcagaatcattatcgccctcaacttcggtattagaggttgatggagtttatttcaatgtaaaatgactgtaggagagatttttgtgATGACAATGTCATGCctaataacttgtgaaaaccttgaataattttgtaaagaagctTGATGAattggcaatgggcttaacttgaagccccggcgatgattttaaaaaagttttggaactcggctacgtttagtatttatacctagcgactagtttttaaatttgaggcagtagttattctcccttgggattaaaaatagaactatttTTTCGCGGAATTTAacaattcgcggaattgactgttcgcgaaatcgcgaatttttttatccatcgaatattttcatcttgtAGAGTAGCTGTTACAAAAACATCTTTCTCCACATATACATAGTCGTTTGTGTGAAGCACTGTGACATGTTCAAAACCCCATTTAGAGCACAACCTATTGCGTTGGAAACCAATAGAATTGAACGGATACCATCATACTCAATCATTTTAGCCAATCACAGTGGCATCGGTTTCATATTTTTGACGTAGGCCAGCATGTCATGGTTGTTGAAATGACACAGAGCAACAGGTTGGCTACAGAAATGACATATTCCATTGGTGTGTACACGCGGGTGCATGTAGCCAGGCCTTTATTCTGATAGTCATAGCTGGAGATGAAAGCTTTAATAGTAAAGAAGACCACTTACTGATAGCGGATGAATCTGACTCCTTGTGTCAGCTGGGCAACCTCATTGGTCGCATGACAAGCAAAAAGCAGCCAGTTTCTTGGAGACACCTTGTAAGCGAATCTCATAAAGAGAAGGGAGTAGGTGGTTAGAGCTGCAATAATGTTCAACATTTAGATTGTATGAGGTTCAAGGGAAAGCAATTCCAGTATTCTTCCACACCAGACCACTAAAATTAATCCTCTATAGCCATGGCTATATTGCACTCCAGTCAGCGGTTTTTGAAACGTTTCTAAGCTGTGTTGTTAATTTCTTCATCCCCTATTCTGAGCAGCTTAAATAAACAGCTCCCTTTTCCAGCTCTAAAGGccgggccacacgtatcgtgtaatttcaactaatctgggaaattccattcgtacgaaatttctgacctgccacacggagtttccccaccacggattcgtacgaaactaactttcaactagccaatcataacgcggtgataaattgaagccgattccgtttcaatcatttgcttcagtacaaacatgcgggtcagatctaaaaaagataacgatttgtgagtttctagtcgCAATTCCTAATTCCTaaaatcggttgcggaatgtacacgtaaattaatttcggcgcctacaatataactgcgcgttaataaggtcgtttctatgcaactacaaaactgctaatgctagttgcactgagtagttgtagtaggctgttgttgtaaatggttttagtatacttttgaatagagcttgtacattgataatattattacgaactattacgtatgtactacattgcaaaacggttcttttgtatgactacagcaggttttggcttgcccacaaaaccgttttactttttcttctaattacaatacaaatttgaacctgacttttcagcaattattagcctagctacaaagcagttatatttctattaaatacatattggaacctgacttttcagcaaatattagtctagctacaaaacagttatatttctattaaataaatccattacgtccatggtactattgattacatataatcgccaacacagtacacagttttcaatccgagttaggaactgcgggctagaaactcgcaaatcgttatcttttttagatctgaccaaacatgcgcaaaagaaaacGGCCTTCAACATTctactaaccttttcaaccgaccaatcaaacaacgagtCGTAGGAATTTCagacgtttcgtccaattcaggattcgttcatcgtgcgcaaccaacgatggacgaattcgtccaaatttcaattcgtacgaatcgtttcgtccaaatttcgccgatttcgtgagaattttgtctcgtgtggccttACCTTAAGACATACTAATTTATGAGAGTGATTTACAaagatttttgtaaaaacaatgTGTACTTACTTGTTAGTAAGTGATCAGCAGCAGTTTTTAAAAAGGTCCATTTATTGAAAAGATATTCTTGGAAAATGATACACTATTGGGTAACTTCAAGATGACTTCACCCAACTTTAAAATAAACAGATGTAAGTCAAAGCTCTAGAATGTGTGTAAACGATTTCCAGTTCAAGCCACTTTTTGATGATATAGAACTAGTCAGAAATGTAAATCATAATTTGAGCACAAGCTTTAAAAAGTCCAAGACCAATT
It encodes the following:
- the LOC137408370 gene encoding mitochondrial pyruvate carrier 1-like → MTLALTTYSLLFMRFAYKVSPRNWLLFACHATNEVAQLTQGVRFIRYHYVYDEEQRAKIRKEFEMLDEKLEAMKEVGNSAG